A single genomic interval of Sphingobacteriales bacterium harbors:
- a CDS encoding class I SAM-dependent DNA methyltransferase, with product MSVFVRQNGNICPFNTADSWVILSDIERSIKEKIERIGTPLKDWDIQINYGIKTGFNEAFIIDGAKRKELIEQDPKSDEIIRPILRGRDIKRYGYDFADLWLINTHNGIKEKGIKPINIKDYPAIKKHLDGYWKEIEKRADQGITPYNLRNCAYMEDFFKQKIVWKAVGRNLAFSLLEEGSFITAPASFITSNQNLYLLGFLCSSFAKYYILNNSDTTGAGDVMLNIQSLSSIPIPIPDKNEQITKLVQQIIDDKSKVESTIKLESKINEIVNDLYGFTKEEIAFIDSQ from the coding sequence ATTAGCGTTTTTGTTAGACAAAACGGCAATATTTGCCCTTTTAATACCGCAGATAGTTGGGTAATATTATCGGATATTGAACGAAGCATAAAAGAAAAAATTGAACGCATAGGTACGCCTTTAAAAGACTGGGACATACAAATAAATTACGGTATAAAAACAGGTTTTAATGAGGCGTTCATTATTGACGGTGCAAAACGTAAGGAATTAATAGAACAAGACCCCAAAAGTGATGAAATTATACGACCGATTTTACGCGGCAGAGACATCAAAAGATACGGTTATGACTTTGCCGATTTGTGGCTTATAAATACCCATAATGGTATAAAGGAAAAAGGCATAAAACCTATAAATATAAAGGATTACCCAGCCATAAAAAAACATTTAGATGGCTATTGGAAAGAAATTGAAAAACGTGCCGACCAAGGCATAACACCTTACAATTTAAGAAACTGTGCTTATATGGAGGATTTTTTTAAACAGAAAATCGTTTGGAAAGCCGTTGGAAGAAATTTAGCTTTTTCATTGCTGGAAGAAGGTTCTTTTATTACTGCACCCGCTTCATTTATTACATCAAATCAAAATTTGTATTTACTTGGATTTTTATGCAGCTCTTTTGCAAAATATTACATTTTGAATAATAGCGATACAACAGGTGCAGGTGATGTGATGTTGAATATTCAATCGTTAAGTAGTATCCCAATTCCAATTCCTGATAAAAACGAACAAATCACTAAACTTGTTCAGCAAATTATTGATGATAAATCGAAGGTCGAAAGCACAATTAAACTTGAATCCAAAATCAACGAAATTGTAAACGATTTATATGGCTTTACGAAAGAAGAAATAGCTTTTATTGATTCTCAATAA
- a CDS encoding Eco57I restriction-modification methylase domain-containing protein: MNNTALKELFSKPFDLQNWIEVLRTVFSVKHLYRLPQAIRLPNNDKAEAAFELGNFNTIDDRLIGLYHIKIKPNIRLERNKVGLRELLHNIYKNDVDGAIIVFEQQNKWRLSFVSDIKVRNNEGEIVTQTTEPKRYTYLLGEGEKVRTPADRFSALTGKKLHLEDIRKLFSVATLTKDFYNELFKWYEWTLSDEVGVTFPKNTNTPEDNREKLEEQIIRLITRLLFVWFIKQKKLVPDNLFSANALKPILKNFKSNDAQNGNYYNAILQNLFFATLNKTITGRAFAKEENTRDIKNLYRYAEMFSISEDEIIELFKPVPFLNGGLFECLDKEISTDGIKYHLDGFSRNDKKVKEQFSHRAFIPNCVFFDEQKGIIPLLERYNFTVEENAPEEVQVALDPELLGNVFENLLGAFNSETRDSARKQSGSFYTPREIVDFMVNESLLEYIKSAVSIPADIKSTLSIPAQTKEQDTFEAFFNPYNEIEIHQGNLPHWQQEEVWYFITFRLADSLPKEVVEEIKIKREEWLKRRNGLKPENLSIEEKKEYYRLSSGRIEELLSAGKGSCILKEPKIAKIVADALLHFNNKRYVLDEWVIMPNHVHILVKPLANHKLPDILHSWKSFTANEINKVTGNKGQLWMHESYDHIVRNEKALNAIRNYIRQNPVKAKLKVGEFLLNESKDMLVVRSKDASGTFEARLRELFSYTETPNTFDEKETKAIIEAINNCKILDPACGSGAFPMGILHKMVNILQKLDPENKYWKDLQRQKAIEETEAALKIGDKEERGKRLAEINDVFENNASDYGRKLYLIENCIYGIDIQTIAAQISKLRFFISLIVEQGEMDFNKENYGVITLPNLETKFVAANTLISIGAGNSDPLDLNKAELLNMKAELWSIREKHFYAKGAKEKKSLRKEDEKLREKIKTYICENAYKPREDFIALYKEEISKQEAERKKYEGENWVETTENSTQGDLFEALPKQQIPFKTDKNKEERTRIDKLINNLKDKIKLEYEREKPKGFEEEIQNLAAWNPYDQNSSSPFFDVEWMFGVKDGFDIVIGNPPYVQLQKEGGRLAQMFEKEGYQTFARTGDIYSLFYEKGHELLKGNGNLCFITSNKWMRAGYGENTRQFFAENTNPVLLIDFAGQKIFESATVDTNILLLSKQKNQQKTLACIVKEKVLNELSVFVRQKGTECSFTTQESWIILSPIEQSIKRKIEAVGTPLKDWDINIYRGILTGYNEAFIINGETKDRLIKEDAKSAEIIRPILRGRDIKRYGYEFADLWLIATFPSLKIDIDKYPAVKAHLLSFGMERLEQTGNEHW; encoded by the coding sequence ATGAACAACACAGCACTAAAAGAACTATTTTCTAAACCCTTCGACCTGCAAAACTGGATAGAAGTTTTACGAACTGTTTTTAGCGTAAAACACCTGTACCGGCTACCGCAAGCCATTCGCTTGCCAAACAACGACAAAGCCGAAGCCGCTTTTGAGTTGGGTAATTTTAATACCATTGACGACCGCCTTATTGGTCTTTACCATATAAAAATAAAACCAAATATACGGCTTGAACGCAACAAAGTAGGTTTGCGGGAACTGCTCCACAATATTTACAAAAATGATGTGGACGGCGCTATTATTGTTTTTGAGCAACAGAACAAATGGCGCTTGAGTTTTGTGAGCGATATTAAAGTGCGAAACAACGAAGGCGAAATTGTAACCCAAACCACCGAACCCAAACGCTATACCTATTTATTGGGCGAAGGCGAAAAAGTGCGCACACCTGCCGACAGGTTTTCTGCCCTAACAGGAAAAAAACTACACCTCGAAGATATCCGGAAACTCTTTTCCGTTGCCACACTTACCAAAGATTTTTACAACGAATTATTTAAATGGTACGAGTGGACACTATCAGACGAGGTAGGTGTTACTTTTCCTAAAAACACCAATACTCCCGAAGATAACCGCGAAAAATTAGAAGAGCAAATTATTCGCCTCATTACTCGCTTGCTTTTTGTGTGGTTTATCAAACAAAAAAAATTAGTCCCCGATAATTTGTTTAGTGCAAACGCGCTCAAACCAATACTTAAAAACTTTAAATCCAATGATGCCCAAAACGGTAACTATTACAACGCCATTTTACAAAACCTGTTCTTCGCCACACTCAACAAAACCATTACCGGGCGGGCTTTTGCCAAAGAAGAAAACACACGCGATATAAAAAATTTATACCGCTATGCCGAAATGTTTTCGATAAGTGAAGACGAAATTATTGAACTGTTTAAACCCGTTCCTTTTTTAAACGGCGGCTTGTTTGAATGTTTAGACAAAGAAATTTCTACAGACGGCATTAAATACCATTTAGACGGTTTTAGCCGAAATGATAAAAAAGTAAAAGAACAATTCAGCCACCGGGCATTTATACCCAACTGCGTGTTTTTCGACGAGCAAAAAGGTATTATTCCCCTATTAGAACGTTACAATTTTACCGTAGAAGAAAACGCACCCGAAGAGGTACAGGTAGCACTCGACCCCGAATTATTGGGCAATGTATTTGAAAATTTATTAGGCGCATTTAACAGCGAAACCAGAGACTCAGCACGGAAACAAAGTGGCTCCTTTTACACACCACGCGAAATTGTGGACTTTATGGTAAACGAATCACTATTAGAATACATCAAGAGTGCAGTTAGCATCCCTGCTGACATAAAAAGTACTTTGAGCATCCCTGCTCAAACTAAAGAGCAAGATACTTTTGAAGCATTTTTCAACCCCTACAACGAAATCGAAATTCACCAAGGCAACCTGCCACACTGGCAACAAGAAGAAGTTTGGTATTTCATCACATTTCGCTTAGCCGACTCATTACCTAAAGAAGTGGTAGAAGAAATAAAAATCAAAAGAGAAGAATGGCTTAAAAGGAGGAATGGTTTAAAGCCCGAAAACCTGTCTATTGAAGAAAAGAAAGAATATTATCGTTTATCTTCAGGTCGCATTGAAGAATTGCTGAGTGCCGGAAAAGGCTCATGTATTTTGAAAGAACCTAAGATTGCCAAAATTGTTGCCGATGCTTTACTGCATTTCAACAACAAGCGATATGTATTAGACGAATGGGTAATAATGCCCAATCATGTCCATATATTAGTAAAACCCTTGGCAAACCATAAGTTACCGGATATTCTTCATTCGTGGAAATCTTTTACTGCAAATGAAATAAACAAAGTAACTGGTAATAAAGGGCAATTATGGATGCACGAATCGTATGACCATATCGTAAGAAATGAGAAAGCCTTAAACGCTATCAGAAATTATATCAGGCAAAATCCGGTAAAGGCTAAATTAAAAGTGGGTGAATTTTTATTGAATGAAAGTAAGGATATGCTTGTAGTCAGAAGCAAGGATGCTTCTGGAACATTTGAAGCTCGTTTACGGGAGTTATTTTCTTATACCGAGACACCTAATACTTTTGACGAAAAAGAAACAAAAGCTATAATTGAAGCCATTAACAACTGTAAAATTCTTGACCCCGCCTGCGGTTCGGGGGCTTTCCCTATGGGTATCCTACACAAAATGGTGAATATACTTCAAAAACTCGACCCCGAAAACAAATACTGGAAAGACCTGCAACGCCAAAAAGCAATTGAAGAAACCGAGGCAGCTTTGAAAATTGGCGACAAAGAAGAAAGAGGCAAACGACTGGCTGAGATAAACGATGTATTTGAAAACAATGCCAGCGATTACGGACGTAAATTGTATTTAATAGAAAATTGCATTTATGGAATAGACATACAAACCATAGCCGCACAAATTAGCAAACTGCGTTTTTTTATATCCCTGATTGTAGAACAAGGCGAAATGGATTTTAATAAAGAAAATTATGGTGTAATTACCTTACCCAATTTAGAAACTAAATTTGTAGCCGCTAATACCTTAATTAGTATTGGTGCCGGAAATAGCGACCCACTCGATTTAAACAAAGCAGAATTGCTTAATATGAAAGCAGAACTTTGGAGTATTCGTGAAAAACATTTTTACGCCAAAGGTGCTAAGGAGAAAAAAAGTCTGCGCAAAGAAGATGAAAAATTAAGAGAAAAAATAAAAACTTATATTTGCGAAAATGCCTACAAACCCAGAGAAGATTTTATAGCCCTTTACAAGGAAGAAATTAGCAAACAGGAAGCAGAACGCAAAAAATATGAAGGGGAAAACTGGGTAGAAACAACCGAAAACAGTACCCAGGGCGATCTGTTTGAAGCACTACCAAAACAACAAATTCCTTTTAAAACAGACAAAAACAAAGAAGAAAGAACCCGTATTGATAAATTAATTAATAATTTAAAAGATAAAATAAAGTTGGAATATGAAAGAGAAAAACCAAAAGGCTTTGAAGAAGAAATTCAAAATTTAGCCGCCTGGAACCCCTACGACCAAAACAGCAGCTCGCCTTTTTTTGATGTAGAATGGATGTTTGGCGTAAAAGATGGTTTTGATATTGTAATAGGTAACCCGCCTTATGTACAATTGCAAAAAGAGGGTGGACGACTAGCCCAAATGTTTGAAAAAGAAGGATACCAAACTTTTGCACGTACCGGAGATATTTATAGTTTGTTTTACGAAAAGGGGCACGAACTATTAAAAGGCAATGGTAATTTATGTTTTATAACTTCTAATAAATGGATGCGTGCAGGCTATGGTGAAAACACACGCCAATTTTTTGCAGAAAATACCAACCCTGTTTTATTGATTGATTTTGCCGGGCAAAAAATATTTGAAAGTGCTACTGTAGATACCAATATTTTATTGTTGTCTAAACAAAAGAACCAACAAAAAACATTGGCTTGTATTGTAAAAGAAAAAGTGTTAAATGAATTGAGCGTTTTTGTTAGACAAAAAGGTACAGAATGTAGTTTTACCACTCAAGAAAGTTGGATTATTTTAAGCCCAATAGAACAAAGTATAAAACGCAAAATAGAAGCGGTAGGTACACCACTCAAAGATTGGGATATTAATATTTATCGTGGAATATTGACGGGATACAACGAAGCTTTTATAATAAATGGAGAAACCAAAGACAGATTGATTAAGGAAGATGCAAAATCTGCTGAAATTATACGACCTATTCTTAGAGGGCGTGATATAAAGCGGTATGGCTATGAGTTTGCAGACCTTTGGTTGATTGCCACATTTCCAAGTCTAAAAATTGATATTGATAAATACCCTGCGGTAAAAGCTCACTTACTTTCTTTTGGAATGGAACGTTTAGAGCAAACAGGTAACGAGCATTGGTAA
- the sucC gene encoding ADP-forming succinate--CoA ligase subunit beta: MNLHEYQAKEVLASFGIPIQRGIMATTPDEAVVAAQLLTQATGTQWHVVKGQVHAGGRGKAGAIKLAKNLDEVREKAAAIIGMTMYNRQTGPEGKLIRKVLITEDVYAPGPSEAKEFYMSILLDRAKSCNVIIYTAEGGMDIEELAENHPEKLFKEWIQPGDVLRPYQARKMAYNLGLTGVAATNMEQFLQKVYTAYAGADCSLLEINPLFKTSDDRILAVDCKMAIEESALYRHPELAAMRDLAEENPTEVEADKYDLNFIKLDGNVGCMVNGAGLAMATMDIIKLAGGAPANFLDVGGKASAETVEAGFRIILKDPNVKAILLNVFGGIVRCDRVANGVVEAYRKIGQINVPIIVRLQGTNADLAKQIIDESGLRVQSAILLREAAEKVKQVLEQ, encoded by the coding sequence ATGAATTTGCATGAATACCAAGCCAAAGAAGTTTTAGCAAGTTTTGGCATACCCATACAACGTGGCATAATGGCTACAACCCCCGATGAGGCAGTAGTTGCTGCCCAACTGCTAACCCAAGCTACCGGCACACAATGGCATGTTGTTAAAGGCCAGGTACATGCCGGAGGTCGCGGTAAGGCTGGGGCAATAAAATTGGCGAAAAATTTAGACGAAGTGCGCGAAAAAGCTGCCGCTATTATTGGCATGACCATGTACAACAGACAAACAGGCCCCGAAGGAAAACTAATCCGGAAAGTGCTTATTACTGAAGACGTTTATGCACCCGGCCCCTCGGAAGCAAAAGAGTTTTACATGAGTATTTTACTTGACAGAGCTAAAAGTTGTAACGTTATTATTTATACGGCAGAAGGCGGTATGGATATTGAAGAACTGGCCGAAAATCATCCGGAAAAATTGTTTAAAGAGTGGATTCAGCCCGGAGACGTTCTGCGCCCCTACCAAGCTCGTAAAATGGCCTATAATTTGGGCTTAACCGGAGTGGCTGCTACTAATATGGAACAGTTTTTACAAAAAGTATATACTGCCTATGCCGGTGCAGATTGCTCGTTGCTTGAAATTAACCCCTTATTTAAAACCAGCGACGACCGTATTTTAGCTGTCGATTGTAAAATGGCCATCGAAGAGTCGGCATTATATCGCCACCCCGAACTGGCCGCTATGCGCGACCTAGCCGAAGAAAACCCAACCGAAGTTGAGGCCGATAAATATGACCTTAATTTTATTAAGCTTGACGGCAACGTGGGCTGCATGGTAAACGGTGCAGGTTTGGCTATGGCTACTATGGATATTATTAAATTGGCAGGGGGTGCACCCGCTAATTTTTTAGATGTAGGAGGTAAAGCCAGCGCCGAAACTGTTGAAGCCGGATTTAGAATAATTTTAAAAGACCCCAACGTAAAAGCTATTTTGCTCAATGTTTTTGGCGGTATTGTGCGCTGCGACCGGGTTGCCAATGGTGTTGTAGAGGCTTATCGCAAAATTGGCCAAATAAATGTACCCATAATTGTGCGCCTTCAAGGCACTAACGCCGACCTTGCCAAACAAATTATTGACGAGTCGGGGTTGCGAGTACAATCGGCTATTTTGCTGCGCGAAGCCGCCGAAAAGGTAAAACAAGTATTAGAACAATAA
- a CDS encoding T9SS type A sorting domain-containing protein, giving the protein MKCSFTFIVALFVSLLAIQVQAQTQRNCSANEVRERLLAENPWLAEAWEEIEHQTAHFIASGAAEQSRAVITIPTVYHVVYRTSTENITDSQIASQMTVLNADFRKLNADWTNTPSVFQSYVADCEIEFCMAQRDPTNNATTGITRKYVNKTSWGTNDDVKKSSKGGVDPWSAANYLNIWVCNIGGGILGYAQFPGGPSSTDGVVIDYRYLGTEGTATYPFNKGRTATHEVGHWLNLYHIWGDATCGSDLVSDTPTHNTANYGCPTYPHYSTCSGSPVEMTMNFMDYTDDACMYMFSTGQKNRMRAVLESGGYRYSLQSSQGCVPVGGGGSCGTPTGLNTTGITNTSATCNWTAVSGGSTYNLQWKLNSGSTWTTVSGITSTTYTLSGLTAGTTYNYQVQAVCSGTSGTYSSPVSFTTTGGSCTDTYENNNTKTKAKSIAANTTINAKIGTNTDVDWFKFSNTSSQKHIKVTLTNLPADYDMQLVSSSGTVLATSENEGTTDEQIIYNNGSVKTYYIKIYGWNGAYSNTACYALTPSISSSTWRTSGEIEEMKPAALPVLTELSVSPNPVSNGQVNVNVQLLETEINATIDIIDLTGRALVSQRQLLTKGNSKITMDVSHLPAGIYMVRVADGTTSRMTRLVVSQ; this is encoded by the coding sequence ATGAAGTGTTCATTTACTTTTATTGTTGCTTTGTTTGTTAGTTTGCTTGCCATACAAGTACAAGCACAAACACAGCGCAATTGTAGCGCAAACGAAGTGCGCGAACGGCTATTAGCCGAAAATCCATGGCTGGCCGAAGCTTGGGAAGAAATTGAGCATCAAACGGCTCATTTTATTGCATCGGGCGCTGCCGAACAAAGCCGGGCGGTAATTACCATTCCTACGGTTTACCACGTAGTTTACCGCACCAGTACCGAAAATATTACCGACTCGCAAATTGCTTCGCAAATGACGGTTTTAAATGCCGACTTTCGCAAATTAAACGCCGACTGGACAAACACCCCCAGCGTATTCCAATCTTATGTTGCCGACTGCGAGATAGAATTTTGCATGGCTCAACGCGACCCTACTAACAACGCAACCACCGGAATTACACGCAAATATGTAAACAAAACCTCGTGGGGAACAAATGACGATGTAAAAAAATCCTCAAAAGGAGGTGTTGACCCCTGGAGTGCCGCTAATTACCTAAATATTTGGGTTTGCAATATTGGAGGCGGCATTTTGGGCTATGCTCAATTCCCAGGCGGCCCGTCCTCAACTGATGGCGTGGTTATTGACTACCGCTATCTTGGCACCGAAGGCACTGCTACCTATCCGTTTAACAAAGGCCGCACGGCCACCCACGAAGTTGGCCACTGGCTAAATTTATACCATATTTGGGGCGATGCTACTTGTGGCTCAGACTTGGTAAGCGACACCCCTACCCACAACACGGCAAACTATGGATGCCCAACTTACCCACACTACAGCACCTGCTCGGGCTCGCCAGTTGAAATGACCATGAACTTTATGGACTATACCGACGATGCCTGTATGTATATGTTTAGCACCGGGCAAAAAAACCGGATGCGCGCCGTACTTGAATCAGGAGGCTACCGATACAGCCTGCAAAGCTCGCAAGGCTGTGTTCCCGTTGGCGGCGGCGGAAGCTGCGGCACCCCCACCGGCCTAAATACTACCGGCATTACTAATACCAGCGCAACCTGTAACTGGACTGCTGTTTCGGGAGGCTCTACCTACAATTTACAATGGAAACTAAACTCGGGCAGCACCTGGACAACCGTTAGCGGCATTACTAGCACTACTTACACTTTATCCGGATTGACCGCAGGCACCACCTACAACTATCAGGTGCAAGCCGTTTGCTCAGGCACATCGGGCACCTACTCAAGCCCGGTTAGTTTTACTACTACCGGAGGCTCTTGTACAGATACCTACGAAAATAATAATACTAAAACTAAAGCCAAATCTATAGCTGCCAATACCACAATTAACGCAAAAATTGGCACCAACACCGATGTTGACTGGTTTAAATTTAGCAATACCAGCTCGCAAAAACATATTAAAGTTACCCTAACCAATTTGCCTGCCGACTACGACATGCAATTAGTTAGCAGCAGTGGCACTGTTTTGGCTACCAGCGAAAACGAAGGTACTACTGACGAGCAAATTATTTATAACAACGGTTCGGTTAAAACTTATTATATAAAAATTTACGGATGGAATGGCGCTTACAGCAATACTGCTTGTTATGCCTTAACACCAAGTATTTCAAGTTCAACTTGGCGCACTTCGGGAGAAATTGAAGAAATGAAGCCCGCAGCGCTTCCGGTTCTTACCGAATTAAGTGTTTCCCCCAATCCGGTAAGTAATGGCCAGGTAAATGTTAATGTTCAGCTTCTTGAAACAGAAATAAACGCCACCATAGATATTATTGACTTAACTGGCCGAGCCCTTGTAAGCCAACGACAACTATTAACCAAAGGCAATTCAAAAATTACAATGGATGTAAGCCATTTGCCAGCCGGCATATACATGGTTCGGGTAGCAGACGGCACAACCTCACGCATGACCCGACTTGTGGTTAGCCAATAG